In Nitrospira sp., one genomic interval encodes:
- a CDS encoding efflux RND transporter periplasmic adaptor subunit, translating into MTRRSLIGSGVLLALVMAGLASLWWRPALFPPVDSKHDAMTDMPGMVSQSRPTTEEPEPNSRPEPAVLTSEVPGIVTVPVERLQMIGVKYQPVTRRPLEKLIRTVGRVAVDERKLATVTIKFHGWIEDLFVSALGDHVKRGQQLFTIYSPDLVASQEEYLLALQGQKQLGGSEFPEVARGSRDLLEATKRRFQLWDITEDHLRELERTGTVMKALPIHSPITGTVIRKDALAGAHVDPGEELYTIADLSHLWILADIYEYELSFVKVGQQAAVTLSYDPGTVLSGQVSFIYPTLDPKTRTAKVRFELDNREEKLKPDMYANVELGVELGMRLAIPQAAIIESGEKQIVFLHLGEGRLEPRLIKTGVKTGDWSEVLDGLKEGEHIVTSANFLIDSESRLKSVVEGMGGMPGMKMKD; encoded by the coding sequence ATGACTCGCCGCAGCCTTATTGGATCAGGTGTGCTGCTCGCCCTCGTGATGGCGGGACTCGCATCGCTGTGGTGGCGTCCGGCATTGTTCCCACCCGTGGATTCGAAACACGACGCAATGACGGATATGCCGGGGATGGTATCCCAGTCCAGGCCAACGACTGAGGAGCCAGAGCCGAATTCCAGACCTGAACCTGCGGTGCTCACCTCTGAGGTGCCGGGCATCGTCACGGTCCCGGTTGAGCGTCTACAGATGATCGGCGTGAAGTACCAACCAGTGACCCGACGGCCGCTGGAGAAACTGATTCGAACCGTCGGGCGGGTCGCAGTCGACGAACGGAAGCTGGCGACAGTCACGATCAAGTTTCACGGCTGGATCGAAGACCTCTTTGTGAGCGCGCTCGGCGATCATGTGAAGCGAGGGCAACAGCTGTTTACGATCTACAGCCCCGACTTGGTCGCGAGTCAAGAAGAATACCTCCTCGCGTTGCAAGGGCAGAAACAATTAGGGGGCAGCGAGTTTCCCGAAGTTGCGCGCGGGTCTCGGGATTTGCTTGAGGCCACCAAGCGACGATTCCAATTGTGGGATATCACGGAGGACCACCTTCGAGAGCTTGAACGTACCGGCACAGTCATGAAAGCGCTCCCGATCCATTCTCCCATCACCGGGACGGTCATCAGAAAAGACGCGTTGGCCGGTGCCCATGTGGATCCAGGCGAAGAACTCTATACCATTGCGGATCTCTCGCACCTATGGATCCTGGCAGACATCTACGAGTACGAGCTGTCCTTCGTGAAGGTCGGGCAACAGGCCGCCGTGACGCTCTCCTACGATCCAGGGACCGTCCTGAGCGGACAGGTCTCATTCATCTATCCCACACTTGATCCTAAAACTCGCACGGCCAAAGTTCGCTTTGAGCTCGACAACCGTGAGGAAAAGCTCAAGCCGGACATGTATGCGAACGTGGAGCTTGGGGTGGAACTAGGCATGCGTCTCGCGATTCCACAAGCAGCCATCATCGAATCAGGAGAGAAGCAGATCGTGTTTCTCCATCTCGGTGAAGGCCGGCTTGAACCGCGCCTCATCAAGACCGGCGTGAAGACTGGGGACTGGTCTGAGGTGTTGGATGGGCTCAAAGAGGGGGAGCACATCGTCACCTCGGCCAACTTCCTGATCGACAGCGAAAGCCGGCTTAAGTCAGTGGTCGAAGGCATGGGTGGCATGCCGGGTATGAAAATGAAGGATTGA
- a CDS encoding transposase has translation MRQRNAAWPHCSFMGALQGGAQHGVHLQFIQPGKPVPNAFIESFNGKFRDECLDEHWLL, from the coding sequence ATGAGACAACGGAACGCGGCTTGGCCGCACTGCTCGTTCATGGGGGCCCTACAGGGGGGGGCGCAGCACGGTGTACATCTGCAGTTCATTCAGCCTGGGAAGCCGGTGCCGAACGCCTTTATCGAGAGCTTCAACGGCAAGTTTCGTGATGAATGTCTCGACGAACATTGGTTACTGTGA
- a CDS encoding efflux RND transporter permease subunit gives MVEQVIAFSARNRFIVFLLVVSCSAVGLWAMRQTPIDALPDISDTQVIVYTTWPGRSPDLVEDQITYPIVTALLSAPNVTVVRGFSDFGYSYVYILFKDGTDTYWARSRILERLNQLSGRMPEGVMPQLGPDATGVGWIFQYALVDESGQHDLAALRSFQDWYLQYWLRAVEGVAEVASIGGFVRQYQVNLDPTKVSAYRLSLPAIVETIRQSNNDVGGRVVEFSGIEYVVRGRGYIKNVEDIEKIAVAVNENGTPILLRDVATVRLGPDMRRGLAELNGQGEVAGGIVVMRFGENALAVIERVKAKLKELEPSLPQGVKVISTYDRSDLIRESIATASESLAEELIVTGVLILAFLLHVRSAIVPILTLPLAILISFIPIYLMNIGMNIMSLGGIIVAIGDMVDAAIVMVDNAHKRLEEWERDGKIGDRLQILIDSAKEVGPPIFASVLVIAISFIPVFALEAQEGRMFKPLAWTNNLAIVMCAVLAITLVPACLPTFIRGKIFPELKHPVTRSLQRFYAPLLRMALHYRKAVVMGAIMLMASTVPIYQQMGSEFMPPLYEGTILYMPTTLPGLSVTEASRLLQIMDQKLRSFPEVEQVFGKAGRAETSTDSAPFSMMEVVVALKSKDQWRPGLSYEGLVDEMDRALQIPGVTNAWTMPIKARIDMLTTGIRTPVGIKVFGPDLKQVEQIGEHLEMVLKDVPGTRSVYAERVSGGYFLDFNINREQVARYGLRLMDVGKIIEIAIGGENIATTIEGRERYPISIRYLRELRDDPEKLKRVFVDTPTGAQVPLAQLATLRFVHGPPMIRDENGLLAGYVFLDMAGRDVGGYVEDLKRVVAEKVVLPAGYTIVWSGQYEFMERVKERLTLVVPLTLIFIFVTFYFAFRSVAQTCMVMVGVPLSLVGAVWYLSILGYNMSIAVWVGLITVVGTAAETSAVMLAYLDEACARRKAAGGLTSLQDVIETVQFGAVERIRPMMMIGLVDVIGLIPVMWATGTGADVMKRIAAPQVGGVFSAMLLTLFVLPPVYVMWRWWREQKEI, from the coding sequence ATGGTTGAACAGGTCATCGCATTTAGTGCGAGAAACCGCTTCATTGTGTTTTTACTGGTCGTGTCGTGCTCGGCGGTCGGCCTCTGGGCGATGCGGCAGACACCCATCGATGCCCTACCTGATATTTCCGACACACAGGTGATTGTATACACCACATGGCCGGGACGGTCCCCTGATCTGGTCGAGGATCAAATCACCTATCCGATCGTCACGGCACTCTTGTCCGCACCCAACGTCACCGTCGTCCGTGGGTTCTCGGATTTCGGCTACTCCTATGTCTATATCCTGTTCAAAGACGGGACCGACACTTATTGGGCGCGCTCCCGTATCTTGGAGCGATTGAATCAACTGTCCGGACGCATGCCGGAAGGCGTGATGCCCCAGTTGGGGCCCGACGCCACGGGGGTCGGCTGGATCTTTCAGTACGCGCTGGTCGATGAGTCCGGCCAGCATGATCTCGCTGCTCTCCGCAGTTTCCAGGATTGGTATTTGCAGTACTGGCTCCGAGCTGTGGAAGGGGTGGCCGAGGTGGCCAGTATTGGCGGGTTTGTCCGGCAGTACCAGGTCAATCTGGATCCCACCAAGGTCTCGGCCTATCGACTGTCGCTTCCTGCCATTGTGGAAACGATTCGCCAAAGCAATAACGACGTGGGTGGCCGTGTCGTCGAATTTTCCGGAATCGAATATGTGGTTCGTGGACGCGGCTATATCAAGAACGTCGAGGACATTGAGAAGATCGCCGTGGCAGTCAACGAAAATGGCACACCAATCCTCTTGCGCGACGTTGCGACGGTCCGGCTCGGGCCCGACATGCGGCGAGGACTGGCAGAGCTCAACGGTCAAGGCGAGGTCGCGGGCGGCATCGTCGTCATGCGGTTCGGCGAGAATGCGTTGGCCGTGATTGAACGAGTCAAGGCTAAGCTCAAAGAGCTAGAACCCTCCTTGCCACAAGGCGTGAAAGTGATCAGCACCTACGACCGGAGCGATCTCATTCGGGAGTCGATCGCTACCGCGAGCGAGAGTTTGGCGGAAGAGCTCATCGTTACCGGCGTGCTGATCCTGGCGTTCTTACTCCATGTCCGTTCGGCGATTGTCCCGATCCTGACGCTTCCGCTCGCCATCCTGATCTCGTTCATTCCCATCTACCTGATGAACATCGGCATGAACATCATGTCCTTGGGCGGCATCATTGTGGCGATCGGCGATATGGTCGATGCCGCGATCGTGATGGTGGACAACGCTCACAAGCGCCTTGAGGAATGGGAACGGGATGGGAAGATCGGCGACAGGCTCCAAATCCTAATCGATTCCGCCAAAGAAGTCGGGCCGCCCATTTTTGCCTCTGTGCTCGTCATTGCGATTTCCTTCATCCCGGTCTTTGCGCTCGAAGCGCAAGAAGGTCGCATGTTCAAGCCGCTGGCTTGGACCAACAACCTGGCTATTGTGATGTGTGCCGTGCTGGCCATCACGTTGGTCCCGGCCTGTTTACCAACCTTCATTCGAGGCAAGATCTTTCCGGAACTGAAGCATCCTGTCACCCGCTCACTCCAACGCTTCTATGCGCCTCTATTGCGCATGGCCCTGCATTATCGGAAAGCGGTTGTGATGGGTGCCATCATGTTGATGGCCAGCACCGTGCCGATCTACCAGCAGATGGGTTCCGAGTTTATGCCTCCCTTATATGAAGGGACCATTCTCTATATGCCGACGACGTTGCCGGGCTTGTCGGTGACGGAGGCCAGCCGTCTGCTTCAGATCATGGATCAAAAGTTGCGATCCTTTCCAGAGGTGGAGCAGGTCTTTGGTAAGGCTGGACGCGCTGAAACCTCCACCGACTCCGCACCCTTCAGCATGATGGAAGTGGTGGTTGCGCTCAAATCGAAGGATCAGTGGCGACCAGGGTTGAGCTATGAGGGACTCGTGGATGAGATGGACCGCGCGCTTCAGATTCCTGGTGTGACGAACGCGTGGACGATGCCGATTAAGGCGCGGATCGATATGCTGACGACTGGGATTCGGACGCCGGTGGGGATCAAGGTCTTTGGCCCCGATCTGAAGCAGGTCGAACAGATCGGCGAGCATCTGGAGATGGTTCTCAAGGATGTCCCTGGGACCAGGAGTGTGTATGCGGAGCGTGTGTCCGGTGGCTACTTTCTCGATTTCAATATCAACCGTGAGCAGGTCGCGCGCTACGGGCTCAGACTGATGGATGTTGGAAAAATCATCGAGATCGCCATCGGAGGTGAAAATATTGCCACAACCATAGAAGGCCGGGAACGCTATCCGATCAGCATCCGCTATCTCCGTGAGTTGCGGGATGATCCTGAAAAGCTGAAGCGCGTGTTCGTTGATACGCCGACCGGTGCGCAAGTGCCGCTCGCACAGCTTGCGACGCTTCGATTTGTCCATGGTCCCCCTATGATTCGGGACGAAAATGGCTTGCTTGCGGGGTATGTCTTTCTCGACATGGCGGGGCGGGATGTCGGCGGCTATGTGGAAGATCTCAAAAGGGTTGTGGCCGAAAAGGTGGTGTTGCCGGCTGGTTATACGATTGTGTGGTCCGGCCAATACGAATTCATGGAACGGGTGAAAGAACGGCTGACGCTAGTCGTCCCGCTGACGCTCATCTTCATTTTCGTCACCTTCTATTTCGCCTTCCGGTCGGTCGCACAAACCTGCATGGTCATGGTGGGGGTCCCCCTCTCCCTCGTGGGCGCGGTCTGGTATCTGTCGATCCTCGGCTACAACATGAGCATTGCGGTATGGGTGGGACTCATCACCGTTGTGGGCACGGCGGCAGAGACCAGCGCCGTCATGTTGGCCTATCTGGATGAGGCCTGCGCGCGACGCAAAGCGGCCGGTGGCCTGACGTCCCTCCAGGATGTGATCGAAACGGTTCAATTCGGCGCGGTGGAGCGGATTCGACCCATGATGATGATTGGCCTGGTGGATGTGATTGGGTTGATCCCGGTGATGTGGGCGACTGGAACCGGCGCCGATGTCATGAAACGCATTGCAGCGCCTCAAGTCGGTGGAGTCTTTTCCGCCATGTTGCTTACGCTGTTTGTCCTTCCGCCGGTCTATGTGATGTGGCGGTGGTGGAGAGAACAAAAGGAAATCTAG
- a CDS encoding transposase: protein MERRKFAREFKLEAVKLVRERGVTAAQAARDLGVQAPCYADGSRSMLPIRSRPFPVRDR, encoded by the coding sequence ATGGAGCGACGCAAGTTCGCGCGAGAGTTTAAGCTGGAGGCGGTGAAACTGGTTCGAGAACGAGGCGTGACGGCGGCACAAGCCGCGCGGGATTTGGGTGTGCAGGCACCATGTTACGCCGATGGGTCCAGGAGCATGCTGCCGATTCGCAGCAGGCCTTTCCCGGTCAGGGACAGATGA
- a CDS encoding IS5 family transposase: MQQQTFAEVSFEQYRKPTRREQFLNEMNQVVPWAELVAAIEPVYPKAEGPGRPPVGVERMLRLHCLQQWFNLSDPAVEEALYDSHAMRQFVGIDLGREPVPDETTICKFRHLLEAHHLGAQLFARIGAYLAAHGLKVSRGTIVDATIINAPSSTKNRQKERDPEMHQTKKGNQWYFGMKAHIGVDSRTKLVHSVAATAANVHDSQVLPELLHGQETRVWGDAAYSGQRDMIQHHAPHAKSFVQTKAHRHRPLSETERARNRTKSKVRAKVEHVFLVIKRIFGWAKVRYRGLAKNAHWLSISCGLANLYVARRHLLAAA; this comes from the coding sequence ATGCAGCAACAGACGTTTGCCGAAGTCTCGTTTGAACAGTATCGCAAGCCCACCCGCCGGGAGCAGTTTCTCAACGAGATGAACCAGGTTGTTCCATGGGCGGAATTGGTAGCGGCGATCGAGCCGGTCTACCCCAAGGCCGAGGGCCCAGGGCGTCCGCCCGTGGGTGTCGAACGCATGTTGCGCCTCCATTGTCTGCAACAGTGGTTTAACCTGTCGGACCCGGCGGTGGAGGAAGCGCTGTACGACTCACACGCCATGCGGCAGTTCGTGGGGATTGATCTGGGCCGCGAGCCCGTACCGGATGAAACCACCATCTGTAAGTTTCGGCATCTGCTGGAAGCCCACCACTTGGGCGCACAGCTCTTTGCGCGGATCGGCGCGTATCTGGCTGCCCACGGGCTGAAGGTCAGCCGGGGCACGATCGTGGATGCCACGATCATCAATGCGCCCAGTTCGACGAAGAATCGCCAGAAAGAGCGAGATCCGGAGATGCATCAGACCAAGAAGGGGAACCAGTGGTATTTCGGCATGAAGGCGCATATTGGAGTGGACAGCCGGACGAAGCTGGTTCACTCAGTGGCGGCCACGGCGGCGAATGTCCATGACAGCCAGGTGTTGCCGGAGTTGCTGCATGGACAGGAGACACGAGTATGGGGCGATGCCGCCTATAGCGGGCAACGCGACATGATTCAGCACCATGCTCCCCATGCCAAGAGCTTCGTCCAGACGAAAGCCCATCGCCATCGGCCCTTGAGCGAGACGGAGCGGGCCCGCAATCGGACGAAGTCGAAGGTTCGTGCCAAAGTCGAGCATGTGTTCTTGGTGATCAAGCGGATCTTCGGGTGGGCCAAAGTGCGGTACCGGGGGCTCGCGAAGAATGCGCACTGGTTGTCTATCAGTTGCGGCTTGGCGAATCTGTATGTAGCACGCCGGCACTTGCTGGCGGCAGCCTAG